The genomic segment AAGCAATACGACCAAAACCTTTAGCTACGGCCTGGGACTTACCTTCTTTCCCCGACCTCACTTTGATCTGCAGAGCTTAGTAACGCGGACCAAGGTTCAAGCTATTGATGATCAAGAAATGACAGTTGCTTATTTGATGGGACACTATTACTTTTAGTGGCATGAAAACTCTATTAATCACCGGGGCGTCGACGGGTATTGGCGCAGCAGCAGCGGTTCATTTTGCAAAACAGGGCCATCGAGTCTTCGCGGGCGTTCGAAAAACAACAGACGCCGATCATCTCCAACAGCAAAACTCCGCCATTACTCCGTTGATTTTAGATGTGACAAAGCCTGAGCAAATTCAACAGGCCCTCAAAGTCGTTGAGGAAGGAATTCAAGGCGAGTTGTGTCTGATCAACAATGCCGGTATTGCGGTGGCGGGCCCCACCGAGTTCGTCGATATCGAAGAGTATCGCCGCCAATTTGAGGTGAATTTTTTTGGACTGGTCGCCGTCACTCAGACATTTTTACCTTTGCTCCGCAAAACACGAGGACGGGTCGTGAGTATCAGTTCTATCGCTGGTCGAGTGGCAAGTCCGTTTTTAGGTCCGTACTCGGCGTCGAAATTCGCCGTGGAGGCAGTGAGTGATTCGCTTCGACGCGAAGTTGAGCCCCTGGGAGTAAAAGTGATTCTCATTGAGCCTGGACCGATCCAAACTCCAATTTGGGAAAAGGGTCTTAGCGCGAAGGAAACTCTGGTCGCGGGTGATAAAGATCAGATGATGGCAGTTTATGGGAAACAACTTCAAAACTTTGTCGAATACATTACTGCGTCTAAGAAAACAGCTTCACCTATCATTAAAGTCCTTGAAGCCATGGACCATGCTCTGACTTCAAGCTCTCCGAAGCATAGGTATTTGGTGGGTAAGGAGTCGGGGATCGTGGCCTTTGTCCCGGTGATCCCTAGTCGTCTTGTGGATAAAATCATTTCTTTTAAGTTGAGCCGTTCGTAACGGGAGTTGACGTTACAGCAGGATTCGCTGGAGAGCTGTAATGAAGTTTTGAGGCCCATCCTCTGAATACTCGAGATAAAGACTCGGCTCGATCAGCTCAAGCTCTCCGATCAGTGGGCGAGTGCTTCGCCAATTGAGCAGATCCACTCTCGCGTAACACCAGTCTCCGGGGATGATCTGCAAGCAGCGCTCAGCCACTTCCATACAGTAATCCGAGGGTTGAGCTCTTTGAAAAACACCACCGAACTCCTCTTGAACTCTAAAGTCCTCTTTTTTAGGAGTTTTCGAAACTGCGTGTGAGAATTTGCTGAGTCGATTATTAAAAAACACCAAAGACAGTTCCCCCTCTGTTGTCACCGAGGGGATATAGGGTTGGATCATGAGAGGATTAAATTTTTGGATCGCATGAATTTTAGACTTCAATTGAGGATCATTAATCGATGTTCTAAATGTCAAATGAGAGGTTGCCGAAATGGTAGGTTTGATGACAATTTCCGTCCAATTTTGCGAAAGCACCTTAGGGAGAATATTTTCGTAAGCGTCGTCGCGATCGAAAAATAAAGTATCGACAACCGAGCATCCAAACTTTTTAAGATCTCCGAGATAATTTTTTTTATAGTTCCACAAGATGGTTTGCAAACTGTTGATCACCTGGATTTTATTTTTTTCGCAATTTTGAAGCCACTCCAAAAAGCGATCACTCTCGAGGTAATAATCCCACGGGGAACGAAGCAGTAGATGTCGCACTCGAAGATTTTCAGGTTTGGTTTGGGTCCACACAACTGGTCGCCACGATATCGGCAAAGTTTTTGTTAAAAGTTGATCATCAGGAGTGAGATGTGGATATTGCTGACAAGTTACGATTCCAATCATGAACGGCCTCCGATAATCTATTATTTGAAGGTCTGAACAAAAAAGCAACGTAATATGGTGCCACTATGGGAACCACACATTAAAAAAATAACATTTCAGCTGAATACAATTAGACGCCACTAGGGAGCTTTGATAGCTTCGCTTTGGGTTGTGGCATTAGGGGTAATACGTTGATGAATTTAAAATTAGAACCATGCAAGCCTCCAGTCTGGGCCAGAAACGGTCATATCCAGACGATCATGGCTTATTTACTTCCATCTCAAGTGCCACGGCAGACAGCCAAAAAAATTCTTATTCCTCTGCCTGACGGAGATCAATTGGCGGCTCGTCTCTATGAAGGGACATCGTCGATAGTGATTCTGGCGTTCCACGGGCTGACCGGAAATGCCGATTCGAATTACATGAGTCGCACAGCGGTGATCGCTCTCGAGCAAGGTCACACAGTGTTACTCGTGAATCATCGCGGTTGCGGAGAAGGTCGCGATCTCGCAAAATCTCCCTATCATTCCGGTCGCGGTGAAGATATTTCCGAAGTGATTAAGTTTTCTCGACAGATGTTTCCCGGTAAAAAACATATTGCCGTTGGCTTTTCTCTCAGCGCGAATGCTCTACTCTTGCTTCTTACAGGAGCTCGTGGAGATGAATTACCGGATGCAGCGATCACGGTGAATGCCCCGGTTGATCTTAAAGCGACCTCTCAGCTGATTAAAAGCGGTTGGAATCGAATTTATGATTTTAAATTTGTCCAAGGATGCCGGCAGGA from the Bdellovibrionales bacterium genome contains:
- a CDS encoding SDR family oxidoreductase, yielding MKTLLITGASTGIGAAAAVHFAKQGHRVFAGVRKTTDADHLQQQNSAITPLILDVTKPEQIQQALKVVEEGIQGELCLINNAGIAVAGPTEFVDIEEYRRQFEVNFFGLVAVTQTFLPLLRKTRGRVVSISSIAGRVASPFLGPYSASKFAVEAVSDSLRREVEPLGVKVILIEPGPIQTPIWEKGLSAKETLVAGDKDQMMAVYGKQLQNFVEYITASKKTASPIIKVLEAMDHALTSSSPKHRYLVGKESGIVAFVPVIPSRLVDKIISFKLSRS
- a CDS encoding alpha/beta fold hydrolase, whose translation is MNLKLEPCKPPVWARNGHIQTIMAYLLPSQVPRQTAKKILIPLPDGDQLAARLYEGTSSIVILAFHGLTGNADSNYMSRTAVIALEQGHTVLLVNHRGCGEGRDLAKSPYHSGRGEDISEVIKFSRQMFPGKKHIAVGFSLSANALLLLLTGARGDELPDAAITVNAPVDLKATSQLIKSGWNRIYDFKFVQGCRQEIQYKVKNKLVSRDFKIPFWSYLEKVDEVYTAPESGFKDRDDYYASCSTYDRLQKIQTPTVIITSKDDPFIPWQPYLGALRNPHVHLQIEDVGGHLGYLSEKIYRNKSRRWLDYALEEIFNKFSAQLANH